Proteins from a single region of Macaca nemestrina isolate mMacNem1 chromosome 13, mMacNem.hap1, whole genome shotgun sequence:
- the LOC105486476 gene encoding neurotensin receptor type 2 isoform X2, with protein sequence METSSPPPPRFSPNLGLSLDARLGVDTRLWAKVLFTALYALIWALGAAGNALSVHVVLKARAGRAGRLRYHVLSLALSGLLLLVVGVPVELYSFVWFHYPWVFGDLGCRGYYFVRELCAYATVLSVTGLSAERCLAVCQPLRARSLLTPRRTQRLVALLWAASLGLALPMALIMGQKHELETAGGEPEPASRVCTVLVSRTALQVFIQPTVQFLPLLLHGDQHTFLRQLSGDSSPLQRHVLLLQKALPGSPQLPVWRTPPPWSGYPLKPHSPTLMDTASGFGDPPETLTRMSYKNEQNKQNDQLLNHLAKQVSSLITNHSSFAARVTSTNPSSAENHQVQGSHVTPPSFRLPHLCSGDKEEHPSLSVV encoded by the exons ATGGAGACCAGCAGCCCGCCGCCCCCGCGGTTCAGCCCCAACCTGGGGCTGAGCCTGGACGCCCGGCTGGGCGTGGACACGCGCCTCTGGGCCAAGGTGCTGTTCACCGCGCTGTACGCACTCATCTGGGCGCTGGGCGCGGCGGGCAATGCGCTGTCCGTGCACGTGGTGCTGAAGGCGCGGGCCGGGCGCGCTGGGCGCCTGCGCTACCACGTGCTCAGCCTGGCGCTCTCAggcctgctgctgctggtggtcgGCGTGCCAGTGGAGCTCTACAGCTTCGTGTGGTTCCACTACCCCTGGGTCTTCGGCGACCTGGGCTGCCGCGGCTACTACTTCGTGCGCGAGCTGTGCGCCTACGCCACGGTGCTGAGCGTGACCGGCCTGAGCGCCGAGCGCTGCCTGGCCGTGTGCCAGCCCTTGCGTGCCCGCAGCCTGCTGACGCCGCGCCGGACCCAGCGGCTGGTGGCGCTCTTGTGGGCCGCCTCGCTTGGCCTCGCCCTGCCCATGGCCCTCATCATGGGGCAGAAGCACGAGCTGGAGACTGCGGGCGGCGAGCCGGAGCCGGCCTCGCGCGTGTGCACCGTGCTGGTGAGCCGCACCGCGCTCCAAGTCTTCATCCAG CCCACTGTACAATTTCTACCACTACTTCTACATGGTGACCAACACACTTTTCTACGTCAGCTCAGCGGTGACTCCTCTCCTCTACAACGTCATGTCCTCCTCCTTCAGAAAGCTCTTCCTGGAAGCCCTCAGCTCCCTGTGTGGAGAACACCACCCCCATGGAGCGGTTACCCCCTGAAGCCCCACAGTCCCACCCTAATGGATACAGCTTCAGGCTTTGGGGATCCCCCAGAAACCCTGACCCGAATGTCATACAAAAATGAACAGAACAAGCAGAATGACCAGTTGCTTAATCATCTGGCAAAGCAGGTGAGCAGCCTTATCACTAATCATTCAAGCTTTGCAGCCAGGGTGACTTCCACCAACCCCAGCTCTGCTGAGAACCATCAAGTGCAGGGAAGCCATGTGACCCCTCCTAGCTTCAGGCTCCCTCATCTGTGTAGTGGAGATAAAGAAGAGCACCCATCTCTTAGTGTTGTCTGA
- the LOC105486476 gene encoding neurotensin receptor type 2 isoform X1: protein METSSPPPPRFSPNLGLSLDARLGVDTRLWAKVLFTALYALIWALGAAGNALSVHVVLKARAGRAGRLRYHVLSLALSGLLLLVVGVPVELYSFVWFHYPWVFGDLGCRGYYFVRELCAYATVLSVTGLSAERCLAVCQPLRARSLLTPRRTQRLVALLWAASLGLALPMALIMGQKHELETAGGEPEPASRVCTVLVSRTALQVFIQVNVLVSFVLPLALTAFLNGVMVSHLLALCSQVPSTSALGSSTPSRLQLLSEEGLLSFIVWKKTFIQGGQVSLVRHKDVRGIRSLQRSVQVLRAIVAMYVICWLPYHARRLMYCYIPDDAWTDPLYNFYHYFYMVTNTLFYVSSAVTPLLYNVMSSSFRKLFLEALSSLCGEHHPHGAVTP from the exons ATGGAGACCAGCAGCCCGCCGCCCCCGCGGTTCAGCCCCAACCTGGGGCTGAGCCTGGACGCCCGGCTGGGCGTGGACACGCGCCTCTGGGCCAAGGTGCTGTTCACCGCGCTGTACGCACTCATCTGGGCGCTGGGCGCGGCGGGCAATGCGCTGTCCGTGCACGTGGTGCTGAAGGCGCGGGCCGGGCGCGCTGGGCGCCTGCGCTACCACGTGCTCAGCCTGGCGCTCTCAggcctgctgctgctggtggtcgGCGTGCCAGTGGAGCTCTACAGCTTCGTGTGGTTCCACTACCCCTGGGTCTTCGGCGACCTGGGCTGCCGCGGCTACTACTTCGTGCGCGAGCTGTGCGCCTACGCCACGGTGCTGAGCGTGACCGGCCTGAGCGCCGAGCGCTGCCTGGCCGTGTGCCAGCCCTTGCGTGCCCGCAGCCTGCTGACGCCGCGCCGGACCCAGCGGCTGGTGGCGCTCTTGTGGGCCGCCTCGCTTGGCCTCGCCCTGCCCATGGCCCTCATCATGGGGCAGAAGCACGAGCTGGAGACTGCGGGCGGCGAGCCGGAGCCGGCCTCGCGCGTGTGCACCGTGCTGGTGAGCCGCACCGCGCTCCAAGTCTTCATCCAG GTGAATGTGCTGGTGTCCTTCGTGCTCCCCTTGGCACTAACTGCTTTCCTGAATGGGGTCATGGTGAGCCACCTGCTGGCCCTCTGCTCCCAAGTGCCGTCCACTTCTGCCCTGGGCAGCTCTACTCCCAGCCGCCTGCAGCTGCTGAGTGAGGAGGGCCTCCTCAGCTTCATCGTATGGAAGAAGACCTTTATCCAGGGAGGCCAGGTCAGCCTGGTGAGACACAAAGACGTGCGCGGGATCCGCAGCCTCCAGCGCAGCGTCCAGGTTCTCA GAGCCATCGTGGCCATGTATGTCATCTGCTGGCTGCCGTACCATGCCCGCAGGCTCATGTACTGCTACATCCCTGATGACGCGTGGACTGA CCCACTGTACAATTTCTACCACTACTTCTACATGGTGACCAACACACTTTTCTACGTCAGCTCAGCGGTGACTCCTCTCCTCTACAACGTCATGTCCTCCTCCTTCAGAAAGCTCTTCCTGGAAGCCCTCAGCTCCCTGTGTGGAGAACACCACCCCCATGGAGCGGTTACCCCCTGA
- the LOC105486476 gene encoding neurotensin receptor type 2 isoform X4 has protein sequence METSSPPPPRFSPNLGLSLDARLGVDTRLWAKVLFTALYALIWALGAAGNALSVHVVLKARAGRAGRLRYHVLSLALSGLLLLVVGVPVELYSFVWFHYPWVFGDLGCRGYYFVRELCAYATVLSVTGLSAERCLAVCQPLRARSLLTPRRTQRLVALLWAASLGLALPMALIMGQKHELETAGGEPEPASRVCTVLVSRTALQVFIQVNVLVSFVLPLALTAFLNGVMVSHLLALCSQVPSTSALGSSTPSRLQLLSEEGLLSFIVWKKTFIQGGQEPSWPCMSSAGCRTMPAGSCTATSLMTRGLTHCTISTTTSTW, from the exons ATGGAGACCAGCAGCCCGCCGCCCCCGCGGTTCAGCCCCAACCTGGGGCTGAGCCTGGACGCCCGGCTGGGCGTGGACACGCGCCTCTGGGCCAAGGTGCTGTTCACCGCGCTGTACGCACTCATCTGGGCGCTGGGCGCGGCGGGCAATGCGCTGTCCGTGCACGTGGTGCTGAAGGCGCGGGCCGGGCGCGCTGGGCGCCTGCGCTACCACGTGCTCAGCCTGGCGCTCTCAggcctgctgctgctggtggtcgGCGTGCCAGTGGAGCTCTACAGCTTCGTGTGGTTCCACTACCCCTGGGTCTTCGGCGACCTGGGCTGCCGCGGCTACTACTTCGTGCGCGAGCTGTGCGCCTACGCCACGGTGCTGAGCGTGACCGGCCTGAGCGCCGAGCGCTGCCTGGCCGTGTGCCAGCCCTTGCGTGCCCGCAGCCTGCTGACGCCGCGCCGGACCCAGCGGCTGGTGGCGCTCTTGTGGGCCGCCTCGCTTGGCCTCGCCCTGCCCATGGCCCTCATCATGGGGCAGAAGCACGAGCTGGAGACTGCGGGCGGCGAGCCGGAGCCGGCCTCGCGCGTGTGCACCGTGCTGGTGAGCCGCACCGCGCTCCAAGTCTTCATCCAG GTGAATGTGCTGGTGTCCTTCGTGCTCCCCTTGGCACTAACTGCTTTCCTGAATGGGGTCATGGTGAGCCACCTGCTGGCCCTCTGCTCCCAAGTGCCGTCCACTTCTGCCCTGGGCAGCTCTACTCCCAGCCGCCTGCAGCTGCTGAGTGAGGAGGGCCTCCTCAGCTTCATCGTATGGAAGAAGACCTTTATCCAGGGAGGCCAG GAGCCATCGTGGCCATGTATGTCATCTGCTGGCTGCCGTACCATGCCCGCAGGCTCATGTACTGCTACATCCCTGATGACGCGTGGACTGA CCCACTGTACAATTTCTACCACTACTTCTACATGGTGA
- the LOC105486476 gene encoding neurotensin receptor type 2 isoform X3 — protein sequence METSSPPPPRFSPNLGLSLDARLGVDTRLWAKVLFTALYALIWALGAAGNALSVHVVLKARAGRAGRLRYHVLSLALSGLLLLVVGVPVELYSFVWFHYPWVFGDLGCRGYYFVRELCAYATVLSVTGLSAERCLAVCQPLRARSLLTPRRTQRLVALLWAASLGLALPMALIMGQKHELETAGGEPEPASRVCTVLVSRTALQVFIQVNVLVSFVLPLALTAFLNGVMVSHLLALCSQVPSTSALGSSTPSRLQLLSEEGLLSFIVWKKTFIQGGQVSLEPSWPCMSSAGCRTMPAGSCTATSLMTRGLTHCTISTTTSTW from the exons ATGGAGACCAGCAGCCCGCCGCCCCCGCGGTTCAGCCCCAACCTGGGGCTGAGCCTGGACGCCCGGCTGGGCGTGGACACGCGCCTCTGGGCCAAGGTGCTGTTCACCGCGCTGTACGCACTCATCTGGGCGCTGGGCGCGGCGGGCAATGCGCTGTCCGTGCACGTGGTGCTGAAGGCGCGGGCCGGGCGCGCTGGGCGCCTGCGCTACCACGTGCTCAGCCTGGCGCTCTCAggcctgctgctgctggtggtcgGCGTGCCAGTGGAGCTCTACAGCTTCGTGTGGTTCCACTACCCCTGGGTCTTCGGCGACCTGGGCTGCCGCGGCTACTACTTCGTGCGCGAGCTGTGCGCCTACGCCACGGTGCTGAGCGTGACCGGCCTGAGCGCCGAGCGCTGCCTGGCCGTGTGCCAGCCCTTGCGTGCCCGCAGCCTGCTGACGCCGCGCCGGACCCAGCGGCTGGTGGCGCTCTTGTGGGCCGCCTCGCTTGGCCTCGCCCTGCCCATGGCCCTCATCATGGGGCAGAAGCACGAGCTGGAGACTGCGGGCGGCGAGCCGGAGCCGGCCTCGCGCGTGTGCACCGTGCTGGTGAGCCGCACCGCGCTCCAAGTCTTCATCCAG GTGAATGTGCTGGTGTCCTTCGTGCTCCCCTTGGCACTAACTGCTTTCCTGAATGGGGTCATGGTGAGCCACCTGCTGGCCCTCTGCTCCCAAGTGCCGTCCACTTCTGCCCTGGGCAGCTCTACTCCCAGCCGCCTGCAGCTGCTGAGTGAGGAGGGCCTCCTCAGCTTCATCGTATGGAAGAAGACCTTTATCCAGGGAGGCCAGGTCAGCCTG GAGCCATCGTGGCCATGTATGTCATCTGCTGGCTGCCGTACCATGCCCGCAGGCTCATGTACTGCTACATCCCTGATGACGCGTGGACTGA CCCACTGTACAATTTCTACCACTACTTCTACATGGTGA